In the genome of Streptomyces lydicus, the window GTGACGACCGAATCCCCCCGCTGGTTCAAGTCCAGCTACAGCGCCAACGGCGGCCAGTGCATCGAGGTCGCCGCCAACCTTGTCTCGCGCGGCGTGGTTCCCATCCGTGATTCCAAGAATCCGAGCGGGCCGGTAGTGGACATGCCCGCTGGTGCGTTCGCCTCCTTCGTGGCGGGCGTCAAGGCCGGCGCGTTCGGAACCGTCTGACCGCCCGGCGGGACCGCCTTAGCGCCAGTACGACCAGAGCCCCGTCACCCCCTTGAACTGAGGGTGTGACGGGGCATCTTCGCAGAGAACTTATCAGGATAAGAGGTTGCCTCCCGCCCTGTCGTCCCTCATGCTGGTGACTTGTTAGGACGAGTGCCCGACCGGCTTCCGGGGGTGCTCGTCATCGATCCTGTGAGGGGAGAGTTCAGCGTGAGGTCTGTATCGAAGTCCATGCGCCTGCGCACGGTTGCCGTTGCTGTCGGCGCTATGGCGATGGCGGGTCTTGGCATCGGAACGGCTTACGCCTCGGAGATTCCGGAGAGCAAGTCGAATTCGGAATTGGTGATGGTGGATGGTCTCAATTTTCGGA includes:
- a CDS encoding DUF397 domain-containing protein — its product is MTTESPRWFKSSYSANGGQCIEVAANLVSRGVVPIRDSKNPSGPVVDMPAGAFASFVAGVKAGAFGTV